GTCTTGAGTAACGTTCTGATCGCTCCTTCTTTGATCGCGTAATGTCTAGCTTCCGGATACTGATCAATGTGAGTTAACAAATCTTCTATTCTCCTCCATGTCGAAGCATTAGATTCAGCTGTtacaatactatttaaaacgtGCCGCGTTCTAGACACAATGCTGTGCTTCGATATACTATTATGAACATTTACTTTCCATTTCGGTGGAATTATTAGGGTACCTGGTCTAGTCTGACTagctaatttaaatttcaaattgtcGAAAATTTGCAATAGTGTATACGATTGTTCTTTGACCTCCACTTTTTGGACGTTTTTGGTATCATTATCCATTTGCTGCaagaaacaaaaacaattcaTTCGAATGATAAGTTATCAAATTTCCCTTCCACCGTATCTCTTATTTACCTGACATGTTTTACGACATTTAACAGAACGATTCGATGGCATATCTTCTTCGGTCGATATCTTTTGACTTTTATTTGCATTAtctttacatttttctatactttttacGTCGCCATGATTCTCAATATTTCCACCCTCCACGGACAATTGCTTCTTCAAAGCATTGATTGGCGTGTAAGTCATTCTCTGTAGAATGTCCAAccaatctttaaaaaaattaatctgtAGATTTTTGTCATAACCTGCTTTATTCGCATAATCTTTTAAGAGTGCTAaaagtttcgaataattttgtatagtcatttttattttccacaaAATATTTAGGCGATCGAAATGCTTGTTTCTATAAATGTTTCCACCATTGTTTTTATTCGCAGTACTATGCGTCGATTGCCTGTAACACAAAAGCACTATGTTTACATAGGTGGACTACTCAAGCAAGGCGATTAATCGTTGAAAACGGTGAAACGTGTATTATAGTTATTACAAAGGTGACATTAAGTAAATATGtaacacaaattttatttaaatcatgtTTGTAGAAAATCATGTACCAATTGCCAAAGATAAAAACGAGATACGATCATTTCGTAATACTGTTTTGTATTACTGGTTGTTTGTCGTACAATTTGGAAAGTAATCACAGATATGTAACTTGTCATCGATTGGATAAATTTGTAATACGCACCAAAGACCACTGTCTCGTCATAATTGTCACGATCAGCTGATAGATAGGTAGAAGGGGATTCCGGCAGtaattttacgaaaataataacgattcaataataatattccgaaaaatgtttataatcatGAAAGATAACTACCATTAAATTTGGACATTGGTTCGACGTTCTTCCTAGTATCTATACATACTGGACATAAAAAGCACATGCGCGAAAATATACATAGTAGAGTATTATGTGTACATATAGTAGAAATGCGGAGCGGCGTGCGGGGGGACGGAGGTAGACGGTGATTcacgaaacaaataaaagagtataaaattaaatcgtgTAGTCATCGAACATACTAGATGAAATATACTAGATGAAATACATTTGCGAATTCTCCTACAGAGTAAAGGAATTTATGAGACCTCGttaaaactacaaaataatagaaatttaaaaaattaaagagtttaattaattaagtaggTTAAGTGGTTGCAAACATCTGACGTACCTTGTTAAAGGAATAGATTTTCGGTAATCTCGAACGTTTATATTCCTTGCCCTCCTTCCTTTTGTTGGTAAATGAAGAAAAAGATACACGGAAAGTGAAGAAATTAGTTTTCAGAATGATGTAACGATTATTGTCATTAACACTTTAATCACGAAAAAGAAACTGTAGGTTTGGTAAAAAAGTAGAGAACGTTTAACTCGTCGAGAGCAGAAAGCACTGTTACTGTACCACTTGTAAACTAAGTTTGCCGTAGCAGATGATCGTACTTATATATAAAAGAGGTTCTAATGCGACGAATTTGGGAGGGCttgatttgtaaataaaatcacACGACACCGTTGGACCAACGAGCATCGTTGGCAATTATATACGAGTATTTTCGCACTTTCATGCTTCAGGAAGGGATGAAATTTATTCGATCAATGTTGTTTACACTTTTCGTGTATATAAACACTccttgtttatttgaaaattattagcGTTTTACGTcgaaattaaaaagtatatttcgCAGCTGTTGAGAGAACAGAGGATGAGATTCGTTACCCCGATACATCACGTAAGATCGTGAAATAAGCAAACtacaattatttatgaaaataatttatctaattCGCAAACCTATTGTACAAAAGGTGGATGCAACGATCGAGGATAGAAGTAACATACTTATTCTACTGATTGTCTTTTGTACTAAATCTGTTACATCGTACACAGATTAATCAGGAGGTTTCGTGTTATCCCGTACGAAAAAAGTAACGTCTCTTAACGgtaatattttacagaatgcACGTCCTCGTAGGAGACCCTGTGGAACAACTCCATACTCGCGAGAATCATttgaattattactattgtCACCTTCCAACCACACATGTCCGTTCGGTacctaaaaaagaagaaaaagaaacgggaaGAACTAGATTGGTAGAGAATATAATAGCCATTGCATAAGTTGGTTTTCACAATAGAATTTAAAGTTTTACATGGATTCGTCATCTTAACATTACATACTATGATTCCATTCTTCAACTTGTCTCCAGGTAATCCTATAACTCTTTTACATATATGTTGTTTAGGATCAGAAGGACATTTAGAAACAACAATGTCACCTTTTCTAACATTTTCTGTCCGAACAGATATTCGTTCCGTCAGCAAGACATCGTTGGTGCGTAACGTTGGTTCCATCGAAGGTCCTGCACACTACATAACGAAAACATCAGTGTTCGCTATCTCAATGTTAGCAACAGTATCGTCAAACTAGTTTACAATCATCGAATAAGGTTTTCTTACCACCACAATATCTcctaaatattcataaatgcaATGTATAACGCAAGTATAAAGTACAGTTTTGCTCACTATTTTGCGAACAAATTTAACGAGCATTGCCATCCAGGAGTACGAATaacattattcttttgtaaaggATGTTGGTGCaattagtatataatatttatttgtatcatctGAAACAATACGAATGaaaaattagttttaatatacCTAAACGTGGAAGAATATAACAAGTTTACGGTCCACATTATTGTCAATGAAGATTAACATTTTATCACTGTTACATTATGGTACTTGGTACGGTAAATGTAGTAGAATGATGTAAAAAATGGTGTGTAAAGGTCGATTAACGTAATACggaataacataaaaataataaataggatTATTGATTTTTGAAACCAGACATCGTACAGTTGGAATATCAAAGTGTGTAAACTTACTCGAAGTCGAGAAACAAAGTTTCACTGTCGGCTAAATGTTTCTTTTACGATGTATCGGTAGGTTAAGCACTTGAGGATTACACAACGTATGAgaataaataaacgtatattccagaaataatattttcgtttgaTGTCTTGTttgttatatgaaaatttattttctaatacgATTGCAGTAGTGTGCAGATAGCTCGTACGTACAGTGAAATAACGAGAATGTTAACTTTTGACTAAAATTCTCATAACACTTGGTAAAGATAGCTTAGAAAGTGACAATtacgtgtttcttttttttcgggtAACGatgtaaaagaaaagaattatgtATACACACGGAATGCGATTGTTCAATTTGAATTTAGACAACAAAATTTATACATGAAAAACGGTGAACTTCCTTTTTCGTGTATTGGCAATTCCTCCTTTACCGATATATTCCTTGAGATCTGCGTTACCAACGTAACTACTATAGATTTTCAGTCTTTGACATGTACCACGTTTCTTAAGCCTCTGTTGGGTGTAACCAAATAATGCCAGGCTGTCTCCGCCAGGTAGCGCCATCAGTCTGTCCTAAGAAAAGCAAGAACACATCTATGGGATCGAGAACATATATATGGGATCGAATAcatcttatttttaacgcacttggAACTGtcacatttaatattaactccATTGATATACGATATGATTTTTCTCATCTTAGAACCAGATACTTTTTTCTTGATtggctccctttgcttcttgggcCGATAATTGCTCCGCGTACTGCGACCAATTTATAGCTCCAGTTATCCGCTACGGCTACACTAACTTACAATTAATTATCTTAGTAAACTGTGTTCATTTATAGTATTCgtatttctgtttaatattctgataaCTGTCCATAAGAAATTTCGtgtatatacaaaaatgtaatattcagagaaaagaaatgaaaaataacacggttttttttcttcatttgtatttatttgcacaGACCCGTAACATAATCGTTATATCTGTAAAGAGAACCTTGAGCCATCGAACGTCGAAATCGCCCCACGGAAATCTATAAAACAGCTAACGCGAAGCAAGGGAACATTAAATCTATATGTAAAGACGGTTGCAGTTCGGCAGGAGCAACAAGGTCGGTTGCGCGCAACAGTAACGCCATCTAGCGGCCGGGCATTTTTTAGGCTTTTCCCTATACCTGTAATGTATAAGCCAAGGACAGACATACTGTGCGAAAAGGACAGACATACACTCTCATGTGATACCTccttgaaaaagcatctcatcggttcctggtacgtacgcgcgaagcatcaggaccaaggaggtatccgaaagtgcgccatctagcggcaaCAGTTACGAACTAAATGTGACATGTCGATAGAGAAGAAAACAACGAAATCAGCAGCTAATTAATTATCATCTATACTATTACTAATgaattgttaacctttggaaTTTAAGATTGTTGAACGAACTCTCCCGTACCATCCTATATCGCAATCGACGGGATTTTGTGCCGcgttaattatttgataattattaccCGAGACGTTGTCAGTAGATAACGTAGAAATTTTGACAGAGGCCCAGTGAACAGATAAGTTCTTCACTTAATAGGCTCAAGCTGTCAACATTTATGATCGTCGAAATCAGGTTAAACTGTCCAGAACATGCAGTAGGATTTTGAACAACATTCGAGTAGTAACTAATAACTAACTGGCGATTATCCAGTGAGTTTGCTGCGTCGGTAAGACTGTTGATTGGTGGTGCCATCTGGCGGTCGGAAATTGGTACCAATTGACGAGAAGTTTCAGCGTTCTCCCGATAGATGGCGACAAGCTTTCTCACGGAATTCAGTGCACCTATCCGAAAATcgctaataacttattaattactgGTGGAATCCTGTTGAAACTGCTACGGAATGTGCCTGAGGGTATACCCTAATATCTGCGATCAGAAATGTTCACAAATTATGCCTATTAAGTGAAGAACATGATTAATTTCCGAGAAGATGTTAGAAGATAACGTAGAAAATGTGCCTGGGGCCCAGTTTAAATTTATGTTCTTCACTTAATAGGTACAAATTGTGAACAATTTTGTTCGTAGAAATTAGGCTATACTTTAGAGAATATTCAGTAAAATGTTTAACCACATtcgagtaataattaataagttattaacgattaCCTGGTGTGTTCGCTGCGTCGGTAGGAATGTCGATCCGTATGGCGCCTACTAGCGGTAGGAAATcgctaataacttattaattactgCTCGAATCCGTTTCCAACTCTTACTGAATATTCCTGAGAGTCTACCCTAATTTATAGGatcataaatattcacaaattATGCCTACTAAGTGAAGAACTTGATTAATTTCCGAGACGATGTCAGAAGATATCGTTGAATTTTTGACAAGTGCCTAGTGAACAGTTAGGTTTCTCGCTTAAGAGGCAGCATTTGTGAACATCTGCGCCCGATAAATTTATGGTGAACCTTCGAGAACATTCAGTGAAATTTTGAACCACATTCAAGcagtaattaataagttattagcgATTATCTAGTGGGTTCGCTGCGTCTATAAGAATAACGATTGGTGGCACCATCAAGCGGCTGGCAATTTTCGAAGCTTTGGCCTATACCTGTAATGTGTAAGCAAGTCCAGTCATACCGTGCGTCAAGGACAGACATTCACTCTCCCGTGTTACCTccttgaaaaagcatctcatcggttcctggtacgtacgcgcgaagcatcagtGCTAAGGAGGTATCCGAGAGTGCGGCATCTAGCGACGACAGCTAAGAACTAAACGAGACTTACCGATAGAGAAGAAAACTACGAAATCAACAGCTAAGTCATTATCAACAAAACTATTACGAATAAGTTGTTTATCTTTGCAATTTGAGATTCTAGAAAGGACCTTCCCCCACTTTTTCATGCAAACACTGACGGAATTTTGCatcgcgttaattatttatttattatatcccGAGATGATGTCAGAAGATAAAGTAGAATTTTTTACATTGGCCCAGCAAAGAATTAAGTTCTTCACATAATAGGGTGAAATTGTCAACATTTATGATTGTAGAAATTCGGGTGTACTGCCCAGAACATGCAGTAAGATTTTGAACAGCATTCGAgtagtaattaataactaattagcGATTATCCAGTGAGTTTGCTGCATCGGTAAGAATGTTGATTGGTGGTGCCATCTAGCGGCCGGGAATTGGTACTAATTGGCCAGAAGTTTCAGCGTCATCTCGATAGATGGCGCCACACGTTCACACGGGATCCATTGCACCTATCCGAAAAtcgctaataatttattaattactgcCCGAATCCTGTTGAAACTGCTACGGAATATTCCCGAGGGTCGAGCCTAATTTTtgcgataataaatattcacaatatGCATGATTAACTTGGAAAATTCACTAATTTATAGTCGTGAAATATGTTGTCGACCAACTTGTAGAAGGGCTTGTTTCtaactgaatatttacaaaaagaatatcacgGACATGAGCAAAGGAATTTAAGTTGTATAGTTGTACGATTTCAAACAACAAGaagaattttacttttactttttcttgAACTAGGAGCTGACAATACCGACTCGTTGGCTACAATTCATAAACGTGATATCCTGTATTTTTTATTCGCCCTTCTCTGAGAGCTGGACCGTCGGGGGGCGTGGTGATGGCGGTGTCGATCGACATCGACAACGCCTTCAACACGCTCCCCTGGCGTAGGATACACGAGGGCCTGGAATACCAGGTTATCCGGGCGTATCTCCGGGACAGGTGGATTTTGTTCACCGAtagggacggcaggtctcacagAAGATCCATTGAACGCGGGGTGCCCCAGGAATCCGTCCTGGGGCCAACACTATGGAATATCGGGTACGATGTAGTGTTGAGGACCCCCCTCCCGCCGAACACGGAGCTCGTCTGCTACGCGGACGACACGCTCCTGTTGGTCGGTAGGACGGGGTTCGCGGAGGTCAGCCGTGCTGCCTGATTGGCGGCATCGATGCTGTTGCGTTCTATCCGCGAGTTGGGACTGCGGGTCTCGCCCGCTAAGACGGAGGCGATATGGTTCTACCATCGGTCCCGTCTGGGCGGACCGCCGCCCGACTCGCGGATCGAGGTGGGAGGGGCCCCGGTTCGGGTCGGGGACCAGATGatatctgggactcgtcctgAACAGTCACTGGCAATTCGAGCCCCATTTCGCTCGATTGTTTCCCCGGGCCTGGGGGGTGACATGCGCCTTGTCGCGGTTCCTGCCCAACCTTGGGGGACCGACCGGGCGAGGAGTTGGACGCTCATCGCGTTGTCGGGGCTGTCCTGGCAAGCTGGGAGGCTTCACCTTCCGCGCGACGCAGGTGCTCTCCAGGCACGGGTGCTTCGGGGAGTATctgtgccgcatcaagcgggagcgCGACGCGCGGTGTCACCACTGCGTCGCAGACCgggacacggcgcagcacacgtTGGACTTTTGTCCGGCGTGGGCTGAGGAGCGTCGGGTCCTGGTCCATATTATAGGGAGGGATCTCTCTCCGAGCGGGCTCATCACGGCCCTCTTGGAGGGGGCGCACGCGATGCGCCAGtaggaggcggcggagagggtGGGGGAGCGCGACACCCATCCTTCTCGCGTGGGAGGGCGGAGGGGTCGACGGCGGCGCAGGGCGTGGAGTCCGGGCCCGCCGGCGGTTCCTCCGACGTAAAAATGTTCGGTCGTCGTGGCTGGGCCCCCCTTAAATGGGGATCCTCGCCTCGACGGACCGTCCGAGTCTGAGGCGTCTCCAGTTGGGGCTGGAGGCGGCTCGTACACTGGCCTTGGGGAGGGAAGGGCGCAGGCGTTGTTGTTCGCGGCTGCGCCCCGTGACCCGCGAGGGGTCTGTCCGCGTTTTGAGGCACGATGTCTTTCCGTGCCGGTAGTTTACTCGTAAACTATAGCGTTGTGTATGGCTCATACTTGGCTGGAGGGGCCGCCCGGAAGGATTTTGTTTGGTACTCGGGACCCCTCTGTTAAGGCCGAGGCTGGAACAtccctggagctttagtgagtaagaatctcacactGCCCCGCGTCGCCCCAAAAGGCGCGGGTCGCCTAAAGCAATTTATCCAGGGTGAAAAAAacaaaggtcttggttaggtctgtaGTGAAGTTCGCCGTGTAGGTTAGCGTCAAGCCTAGTGTGTTTTCCACGTAAAGCTGTCGCCGGCACGTGCGTTAGAAGGATGGGTGACCGTCTGTTGCGGCCCCCCGGCGGGGTCTGTCTGTGTTGTGTTGTGCGCAGcacatcgtcgtcgtcgtcattaAATCCCCCCctcctccttctctctttcattCTTTAAAATCTCTCTGATTTCTAAAATCTCTCTTTCACTATGGTGGAAATCGTCTGTTTCTTCTCTTGGTACCCTTTGCAAGTTGCGCGTGCTCTTTACACCTTCATGTGAAAAGTGGCCTTCGCTGCAGAgggaagataaaaatatatgactGGGATATCGCTCCACCCGGAAGTTCATCGCATATGAAGCGTTTCCGGACTTTCCCTCGTCATACAAAAACTTTTTTGGGTAGTCTGATGCTTCCCGGGAAAAAACCAGCGCATTATGCGGACTATTTAGAGACCACATTATGTCCGGTACTCACGACGTGTACACATTTAACAGTGTCATCAAAAAATACAGTTGTAATACtattactatagttttatatatttttatatagttttatatagttttatatagttttatctagttgtATATAAGTAACCagattaaactgtgtaaaactgtataaaactgtataaaaatgtataaaactatataaaactgtataaaaatatatatacaactatatgaagctgtagtaagccatatgaaactgtatgaagtTATACAAAATTGTTGAAGACTACTGAAAATTATGtaggaatatataaaaaactgtacaaaagtatacaaaataattcATGATTTATACTGTAAACGCTAACCTCCAACGACAAACTTTTTATATTGCAATTTCATGTAGTTCGGTTGCCGATCGTTTTATTTCGGTAAAGTTCGTCAGTGCACTAGGCTATTTTCGacagtgtcggtatttcagaacaatagataaaaaaatcaaattttatgttaCGTCTGTACTTGAGTCTGTTTCAGATTTCACACTGTACGCACAGCTGATCCTGATTTATTGTAGTCTGACTGTGATAGTAACCTCAAATTCCGAGATCATGTCCCAAAGATCGAATTCCATAGACATTCTTAATTTAGAAGATATATATACACCTACTGGAGTACGTTTGTCGGGGATTTACAAAcggtaaacaatttttattaattttttatttgaaaacaaaatgggaaaaactgaattgtaatatattatgatGTTATGTAATAAAAGTGATATAGTGTACGATGTATCAGTTTCAACAtgtattacatttcatttttatcaataaaCTATTTGTATTGCAATCAggtgtaattattaatgtttattgcAGGAGCTTCGCATATATAACGATCAAGG
This is a stretch of genomic DNA from Nomia melanderi isolate GNS246 chromosome 1, iyNomMela1, whole genome shotgun sequence. It encodes these proteins:
- the LOC116426860 gene encoding mitochondrial inner membrane protease subunit 1: MAMLVKFVRKIVSKTVLYTCVIHCIYEYLGDIVVCAGPSMEPTLRTNDVLLTERISVRTENVRKGDIVVSKCPSDPKQHICKRVIGLPGDKLKNGIIVPNGHVWLEGDNSNNSNDSREYGVVPQGLLRGRAFCKILPLRDVTFFVRDNTKPPD